From the genome of Haloterrigena sp. KLK7, one region includes:
- a CDS encoding FAD/NAD(P)-binding protein, with protein MYDCVIVGGGVHGTYCCQRLLEDTALEREDLLLVDPHDQLLASFRRKAAACGMDELRSTFVQHVGTEPFGLESFAESRGREGELRPTPGYPPRPTLSLFLDFADYAIERKGLADRHRRAAVESIRRSTEGDGSLVLETDAGDGDGAEDGDETGNGDSSGGRIRTRSCVLAIGHGGRYRYPPWADGVDAITHVWDGFDPGRRAEETVVVGGGITAVQLATALAEREPVTLCPRDDIAEATIEADPRWINWNHIEKHLHRYPPGSRVRFETVREARNDGTVPPRLLERLESAVDDGDLVVRTGDVRSAREIDDRVRLLLENGGCCSAERVVLATGFAPVFEHPFVERVAASLDLARGYRGMPILDDETLAWRDATGDETPLFVTGALAAGTVGPLAGNVAGARPTGSHARSRRADRPFRLDTCGYPRTCITNPSRKRF; from the coding sequence ATGTACGACTGCGTCATCGTCGGCGGCGGCGTTCACGGGACCTACTGCTGTCAGCGCCTACTCGAGGACACCGCCCTCGAGCGCGAGGACCTCCTGCTCGTCGATCCGCACGACCAGTTGCTCGCGTCGTTTCGTCGGAAGGCGGCGGCCTGCGGGATGGACGAACTCCGATCGACGTTCGTCCAGCACGTCGGCACCGAACCGTTCGGTCTGGAGTCGTTCGCCGAGAGCCGCGGTCGCGAGGGGGAACTCCGGCCGACGCCGGGGTATCCGCCGCGTCCGACGCTGTCGCTGTTCCTGGACTTCGCCGACTACGCGATCGAACGCAAGGGACTCGCCGACCGCCACCGGCGAGCCGCCGTCGAGTCGATTCGCCGATCGACCGAGGGCGACGGCTCGCTGGTCCTCGAGACGGATGCAGGCGACGGAGACGGAGCGGAGGACGGAGACGAAACCGGGAACGGCGACTCGAGTGGAGGGCGAATCCGAACGCGGAGCTGCGTGCTGGCGATCGGTCACGGCGGTCGCTACCGGTATCCGCCGTGGGCCGACGGCGTCGACGCGATCACCCACGTCTGGGACGGGTTCGATCCCGGGCGCCGCGCCGAGGAGACGGTCGTCGTCGGCGGCGGGATCACCGCGGTCCAGCTCGCGACCGCGCTGGCCGAGCGCGAACCGGTGACGCTGTGTCCCCGCGACGACATCGCGGAAGCGACGATCGAGGCCGATCCGCGCTGGATCAACTGGAACCACATCGAGAAACACCTTCATCGGTACCCGCCCGGATCGCGGGTGCGATTCGAGACCGTCCGCGAGGCGCGCAACGACGGCACTGTTCCGCCGCGACTGCTCGAGCGCCTCGAGTCGGCCGTCGACGACGGCGATCTGGTGGTTCGAACCGGCGACGTCCGTTCCGCACGCGAGATCGACGATCGGGTTCGGCTGCTGCTCGAGAACGGCGGCTGTTGCTCGGCCGAGCGCGTCGTCCTGGCGACGGGGTTCGCTCCCGTCTTCGAGCATCCGTTCGTCGAGCGCGTCGCCGCGTCGCTCGACCTCGCGCGCGGCTACCGCGGGATGCCGATACTCGACGACGAGACGCTGGCCTGGCGCGACGCGACCGGCGACGAGACGCCGCTGTTCGTTACGGGCGCGCTCGCGGCGGGAACCGTCGGTCCGCTGGCGGGCAACGTCGCCGGCGCGCGGCCGACCGGATCGCACGCACGCTCGAGGCGCGCCGACCGGCCGTTCCGGCTTGATACGTGCGGATATCCACGAACGTGTATTACGAATCCGAGTCGAAAGCGTTTTTGA
- a CDS encoding formyltetrahydrofolate deformylase — protein sequence MTTDITEITVIGDDDTGLVANVTSLLFERGINIEDLDQAVRDGVFRMYLAVDTAEMVCTEETLREDLHELGDDLGLDVQVRFPADRETQQIAVLGTKESHCLEAIFEAWANDELGADIGVVIGNHDDLQPLAEHYDVPFHDIGDEKGQQNEDELLELLAEYDVDLIVLARYMRILSPNVVFRYEDRIINVHPSLLPAFPGAEAYRQALEEGVRVAGVTAHYVTTDLDQGPIITQRAFDVPDDADLDDMKRRGQPLEADALLEAVKLHLNGDVSVHRGRTSVRENGTDYQLGLPEEIDEVTPDRPVDGIGDVVAKEQ from the coding sequence ATGACGACCGATATCACCGAAATCACCGTGATCGGAGACGACGACACGGGACTGGTCGCCAACGTGACCAGCCTCCTGTTCGAGCGCGGAATCAACATCGAGGACCTCGATCAGGCGGTCCGCGACGGCGTCTTCCGGATGTATCTCGCCGTCGATACCGCTGAGATGGTCTGTACCGAGGAGACGCTCCGCGAGGACCTCCACGAGCTGGGCGACGACCTCGGACTCGACGTTCAGGTTCGGTTCCCCGCCGACCGCGAGACTCAGCAGATCGCCGTTCTCGGAACGAAGGAGAGCCACTGTCTCGAGGCCATCTTCGAGGCGTGGGCCAACGACGAACTCGGCGCCGACATCGGCGTCGTCATCGGGAACCACGACGACCTCCAACCGCTGGCGGAGCACTACGACGTCCCCTTCCACGACATCGGCGACGAGAAGGGCCAGCAGAACGAGGACGAACTGCTCGAGTTGCTCGCCGAGTACGACGTCGACCTGATCGTGCTCGCGCGGTACATGCGCATCCTCTCGCCTAACGTCGTCTTCCGCTACGAGGACCGCATCATCAACGTCCACCCCTCCCTGCTGCCCGCGTTCCCTGGGGCCGAAGCGTACCGTCAGGCCCTAGAGGAGGGCGTCCGCGTCGCGGGCGTCACCGCCCACTACGTGACGACCGATCTGGACCAGGGGCCGATCATCACGCAGCGCGCGTTCGACGTCCCCGACGACGCCGACTTGGACGACATGAAACGTCGCGGCCAGCCCCTCGAGGCCGACGCCCTCCTCGAGGCGGTCAAACTCCACCTGAACGGCGACGTCTCGGTCCACCGCGGCCGGACCTCGGTCCGGGAGAACGGCACCGACTACCAGCTCGGCCTCCCCGAGGAGATCGACGAGGTCACGCCGGACCGTCCGGTCGACGGCATCGGCGACGTCGTCGCGAAGGAGCAGTAG
- a CDS encoding GTP-binding protein — MPDNSTPVTVLSGVLGAGKTTTLNYVLGETGRDLAVLVNDMGEVNVDAELVAESSDITDEDEELIELSNGCICCELRGDLLDAVGELTASDREFDAIVVESTGVAEPLPVAQTLTLGFDQADLDPTEFYEETGIEPLEGCHLDTTVTVVDAHQFRTAMESDELLDDDGTTKHLGDLVVEQIEFCDVLLLNKCDLVDEDTLAEIEATLEVLQPRAEIVRTEHGRVDPDDIVDTDRFDFEAASQSAGWIRELQQPHESAEEEHGVSSFVFEARRPFHPERFADLLDEFPDAVVRAKGHFWIGSRRDEAFTLNVAGQSIRVGPGGTWVDALPEDERRERLAEEPELESVWHDRWGDRGVRLVLIGTEMDRESLRASLEDCLATDAELAADPDAFEDRFPTFEAPEDAEVAAADEDDPDTADASEDRDDHAEELGIAD, encoded by the coding sequence ATGCCCGACAACTCGACTCCCGTCACGGTACTCTCCGGCGTCCTCGGAGCCGGAAAGACGACGACGCTCAACTACGTGCTGGGCGAGACCGGCCGCGATCTCGCCGTCCTCGTCAACGATATGGGCGAGGTGAACGTCGACGCCGAACTCGTCGCCGAGTCCTCCGACATCACTGACGAGGACGAGGAGCTGATCGAGCTCTCGAACGGCTGTATCTGCTGTGAACTCCGGGGAGACCTGCTCGACGCCGTCGGCGAGCTCACCGCGTCGGACCGGGAGTTCGACGCGATCGTCGTCGAGTCGACCGGCGTCGCCGAACCCCTGCCCGTCGCCCAGACGCTGACGCTCGGCTTCGACCAAGCCGATCTCGATCCCACCGAGTTCTACGAGGAGACCGGCATCGAACCGCTCGAGGGCTGTCACCTCGATACGACCGTTACGGTCGTCGACGCCCACCAGTTCCGGACGGCGATGGAGTCGGACGAGTTGCTCGACGACGACGGCACTACGAAACATCTCGGCGACCTCGTCGTCGAACAGATCGAGTTCTGCGACGTCCTCCTGTTGAACAAGTGCGACCTCGTCGACGAGGACACGCTCGCGGAGATCGAGGCGACGCTCGAGGTGCTCCAGCCCCGCGCCGAGATCGTCCGCACCGAACACGGCCGGGTCGATCCCGACGACATCGTCGACACCGATCGGTTCGACTTCGAGGCAGCCAGCCAATCCGCGGGCTGGATTCGGGAACTTCAGCAGCCCCACGAGTCGGCCGAGGAGGAACACGGCGTCTCCTCGTTCGTCTTCGAGGCGCGCCGTCCGTTTCACCCGGAACGCTTCGCCGATCTGCTCGACGAGTTCCCCGACGCCGTGGTCCGCGCGAAGGGCCACTTCTGGATCGGCAGTCGTCGGGACGAGGCGTTCACCCTCAACGTCGCCGGCCAGTCGATTCGCGTCGGTCCCGGCGGGACGTGGGTTGACGCGCTACCCGAGGACGAGCGCCGCGAACGACTCGCCGAGGAGCCCGAACTCGAGTCCGTCTGGCACGACCGATGGGGCGACCGCGGCGTTCGCCTCGTCCTGATCGGCACCGAGATGGACCGCGAGTCGCTGCGAGCGAGCCTCGAGGACTGCCTGGCGACCGACGCGGAACTCGCGGCCGATCCGGACGCGTTCGAGGACCGATTCCCGACGTTCGAAGCGCCCGAGGACGCAGAGGTAGCGGCGGCCGACGAGGACGATCCGGACACCGCCGATGCGTCCGAGGACCGCGACGACCACGCGGAGGAACTCGGCATTGCGGACTGA
- a CDS encoding nucleoside recognition domain-containing protein translates to MRAGWAVEPPARVFERPYLGPVVSALVLLSPAAVAVWFANAVADDLDPLVGAALEPAVSWGRTLPGPLAAVSAGDYGLLSMGPFLFVWALPTLLIFALFTGAYSASGLTMRVTTALHPAMRRVGLAGRDLVRIVMGFGCNVPAVTSTRGCSDCTRCTTISAISFGSACSYQFPATLAVFAAVGMPWLVGPYLAVLAATTLVYVRLIAPPEARTTDLAVARRTFLERPRPRAVWREARSSLDGFVTTALPVFAAICVVAALLDYVGALEGLGTVLEPAMAAFALPSEAALPIVLAAIRKDGIALLTAESTAIEALSPVEVLVAVYLAGVLLPCLVTAITVAREVSVRFVAAMLARQAAAAVGFAFVIAWTGRLLY, encoded by the coding sequence GTGCGGGCCGGCTGGGCGGTCGAACCGCCGGCGCGCGTCTTCGAGCGCCCGTACCTCGGCCCCGTCGTGAGCGCCCTCGTCCTCCTGTCGCCCGCCGCGGTCGCCGTCTGGTTCGCCAACGCCGTCGCGGACGACCTCGATCCGCTCGTCGGGGCCGCCCTCGAGCCCGCGGTATCCTGGGGCCGGACGCTGCCGGGTCCGCTGGCGGCCGTCTCGGCCGGCGACTACGGCTTGCTCTCGATGGGGCCGTTCCTCTTCGTCTGGGCGTTGCCGACGCTGCTGATCTTCGCCCTCTTCACGGGCGCGTATTCGGCCAGCGGGCTCACGATGCGAGTCACGACGGCGCTCCATCCGGCCATGCGCCGCGTCGGTCTCGCCGGTCGCGATCTGGTCCGGATCGTCATGGGCTTCGGCTGTAACGTCCCCGCGGTCACGAGCACGCGCGGCTGTTCGGACTGTACGCGCTGTACGACCATCTCGGCGATCTCGTTCGGCTCGGCGTGTTCCTACCAGTTCCCCGCGACGCTCGCGGTCTTCGCGGCGGTGGGCATGCCCTGGCTCGTCGGTCCGTATCTCGCGGTTCTCGCCGCGACGACGCTCGTTTACGTCCGCCTGATCGCGCCTCCCGAAGCGCGCACGACCGATCTGGCGGTCGCCCGTCGGACGTTCCTCGAGCGGCCCCGTCCTCGCGCTGTCTGGCGCGAGGCCCGCAGTTCGCTCGACGGCTTCGTTACGACGGCGCTCCCCGTCTTCGCCGCTATCTGCGTCGTCGCCGCGCTGCTCGACTACGTCGGTGCGCTCGAGGGTCTCGGAACCGTCCTCGAGCCGGCGATGGCCGCCTTTGCCCTCCCATCGGAGGCGGCGCTGCCGATCGTCCTCGCGGCGATCCGGAAGGACGGAATCGCGCTCCTGACGGCCGAGTCGACCGCGATCGAGGCCCTCTCGCCCGTCGAGGTGCTGGTCGCCGTCTATCTGGCCGGCGTCTTGCTGCCCTGTCTCGTCACGGCGATCACGGTCGCCCGCGAGGTCTCGGTGCGGTTCGTCGCCGCGATGCTCGCGCGACAGGCCGCCGCGGCGGTCGGGTTCGCGTTCGTCATCGCGTGGACGGGACGGCTTCTGTACTGA
- the purQ gene encoding phosphoribosylformylglycinamidine synthase I, with protein sequence MTVAIIRFGGSNCDRDAERALEHLDIDAEIVWHEDGLPADTSGIVLPGGFSYGDYLRAGAMAARSPIMAEVREAAAEGTPVLGVCNGAQIGCESGLTEGAFTTNESARFQCERVYLRVERADTPWTAAYDEGDVIEIPIAHGEGRYEIGDDRLDALEDDDRVLFRYCDENGETGPDVNPNGSKHDVAGVLGERETVAVLMPHPERATLPDVGPTDGQGILRGFELSETEA encoded by the coding sequence ATGACCGTTGCAATAATTCGCTTCGGCGGCTCGAACTGCGACCGGGACGCCGAGCGCGCCCTCGAGCACCTCGATATCGACGCCGAGATCGTCTGGCACGAGGACGGCCTACCCGCCGACACCTCGGGGATCGTCCTCCCGGGCGGGTTCTCCTACGGGGACTACCTGCGTGCCGGCGCGATGGCCGCGCGCTCGCCGATCATGGCCGAGGTTCGCGAGGCCGCGGCCGAGGGGACGCCGGTTCTGGGCGTCTGCAACGGTGCCCAGATCGGCTGCGAGTCGGGGCTCACCGAGGGGGCGTTCACCACAAACGAGAGCGCCCGCTTCCAGTGTGAACGCGTCTACCTGCGCGTCGAACGCGCGGACACGCCCTGGACCGCCGCCTACGACGAGGGCGACGTCATCGAGATCCCTATCGCCCACGGCGAGGGCCGTTACGAGATCGGTGACGACCGACTCGACGCCCTCGAGGACGACGACCGAGTTCTCTTCCGCTACTGCGACGAGAACGGCGAAACGGGGCCGGACGTGAACCCGAACGGCTCGAAACACGACGTCGCTGGCGTCCTCGGCGAGCGCGAGACCGTCGCGGTGTTGATGCCCCATCCCGAACGGGCGACGCTACCCGACGTCGGCCCGACGGACGGCCAGGGGATCCTCCGCGGATTCGAACTGTCCGAGACGGAGGCGTAG
- a CDS encoding DUF2267 domain-containing protein codes for MQENEFYSLVQEAGHLESMDRAQAASEAVLATLGETLTGGEAEDVAAQLPDELARTLEDADHDGAGYDREAFVDRVGEHLRDTDVEPDDAEQFAEAVTDAVAAALTDGEVRDLTSQLDDDLHPLFEDVTVDPEQL; via the coding sequence ATGCAGGAAAACGAGTTCTACTCGCTCGTACAGGAGGCCGGCCACCTCGAGTCGATGGATCGCGCGCAGGCGGCCAGCGAGGCCGTCCTCGCGACCCTCGGCGAGACCCTGACCGGCGGCGAGGCCGAGGACGTCGCCGCCCAGTTGCCCGATGAGCTGGCGCGGACTCTCGAGGACGCCGACCACGACGGCGCCGGCTACGACCGCGAGGCGTTCGTCGACCGCGTGGGTGAACACCTCCGCGACACCGACGTCGAACCCGACGACGCCGAGCAGTTCGCCGAGGCGGTCACCGACGCCGTCGCCGCCGCGCTCACGGACGGCGAGGTCCGGGATCTCACGTCCCAGCTCGACGACGACCTCCACCCGCTGTTCGAGGACGTGACGGTCGATCCCGAGCAGCTCTGA
- the purS gene encoding phosphoribosylformylglycinamidine synthase subunit PurS: protein MTAYTATVTVRLKHGVLDPEAETTQQALERLGFDLEDLRSADRFEIDLEAESTENAHDRASEMAERLLANPTIHDYDVEVDER, encoded by the coding sequence ATGACCGCCTACACCGCGACGGTGACCGTTCGGCTCAAACACGGCGTCCTCGATCCCGAGGCCGAGACGACCCAGCAGGCCTTAGAGCGGCTGGGCTTCGACCTCGAGGACCTGCGTTCGGCGGACCGCTTCGAGATCGACCTCGAGGCCGAATCGACCGAGAACGCCCACGATCGCGCGAGCGAGATGGCAGAGCGCCTGCTGGCGAACCCGACCATCCACGACTACGACGTGGAGGTCGACGAGCGGTAG
- a CDS encoding PAS domain S-box protein, whose translation MGSETEVVYVCPDGADGTVRELRERVGRVTTVDAVADRPTALSSADCVVVGDGLSDTDPIECCRRLRAYRPELPVVVFPTDGSESLAGAAVAAGADGYVPRADGVDTLATRLDALLEDDDTASSTAVTPSASGSTTDLSDRLELLIDQSPLAIIEWSLDFDVACWNPAATELFGYAASEARGRSATELIVPADVRGEVLEHWEQLLDGDFDGNTAWRVNENVRKDGTTITCEWVNTPLTDDDGEIVGVLSFVQDVTPERKRANALEALQETTRELMRARSADEIAAIVTDATEHVIDRPLAAVRIRDEDREALELAAISETLDEVTGDISSIGPDGGALWQIYEDGEPFVIEDVRTELIPYEIGVAVSNAVLYPLGDHGLLSVAPADDADFDLAEIHLTHVLAATAEAALDRLAFEEQLRAERDRFAALFENVPDAVVSARQTADEAIVEAVNPAFERMFGYDESAIVGRPLDRIIVPANRTAEAETFTRRGGNGETIETEVKRRTADGLRDFMMRVVPVDRGESTDHTFGLYTDITDRKQRQKRVEILNRVLRHDMRNGMNIIDGCAEMLADAVDDDDIEYATTIQERAGELVSLAEKTRAVERVLERESVTTGPIDVTETIEEALDRLETDYPGVTVTRSVPDRLFARIDASLRTALYQVLENAVEHHDRSAPTIDVSVCDRRDDGMLSLSIADDGPGMPDEERELLQGDREITQLRHASGLGLWLVNLVVTQAGGQLTFDANEPRGTVVTLEIPRADAELARSTGDSTVTSDY comes from the coding sequence ATGGGATCTGAAACGGAGGTCGTCTACGTCTGCCCCGACGGCGCCGACGGGACCGTTCGGGAACTGCGCGAACGCGTCGGTCGGGTCACGACCGTCGACGCCGTCGCCGACCGTCCGACGGCCCTCTCGAGCGCCGACTGCGTCGTCGTCGGTGACGGACTGTCCGATACCGATCCGATCGAGTGCTGTCGGCGACTCCGAGCGTACCGCCCCGAGCTCCCGGTGGTCGTCTTCCCGACCGACGGCAGCGAGTCGCTGGCGGGCGCGGCCGTCGCCGCCGGCGCCGACGGCTACGTTCCCCGCGCTGACGGCGTCGACACGCTCGCGACCCGTCTCGACGCCCTCCTCGAGGACGACGACACCGCGTCGTCGACCGCTGTGACTCCCTCCGCGTCCGGTTCGACGACCGATCTCTCGGACCGTCTCGAGTTACTGATCGACCAATCGCCGCTCGCCATTATCGAGTGGTCGCTCGACTTCGACGTCGCGTGCTGGAATCCGGCGGCGACGGAGCTGTTCGGCTACGCGGCGTCGGAGGCACGCGGCCGGTCCGCGACCGAACTGATCGTCCCCGCCGACGTTCGGGGGGAGGTCCTCGAACACTGGGAGCAGCTGCTCGATGGGGATTTCGACGGGAACACCGCGTGGCGAGTCAACGAGAACGTTCGCAAGGACGGGACGACGATCACCTGCGAGTGGGTCAACACGCCGCTGACCGACGACGACGGCGAGATCGTCGGCGTCCTCTCGTTCGTTCAAGACGTCACCCCCGAACGCAAGCGCGCGAACGCGCTCGAGGCGCTTCAGGAGACGACCCGCGAACTGATGCGCGCCCGGTCGGCCGACGAGATCGCCGCGATCGTGACCGACGCGACCGAACACGTCATCGATCGTCCGCTCGCCGCGGTCCGGATCCGCGACGAGGACCGCGAGGCGCTCGAGCTCGCGGCGATCAGCGAGACGCTCGACGAGGTAACGGGCGACATCTCTTCGATCGGACCGGACGGCGGGGCGCTCTGGCAGATCTACGAGGACGGCGAGCCGTTCGTCATCGAGGACGTCAGGACCGAGCTGATCCCGTACGAGATCGGGGTCGCCGTCAGTAACGCCGTCCTCTACCCGCTCGGCGACCACGGTCTGCTGTCGGTGGCGCCGGCGGACGACGCCGATTTCGATCTCGCGGAGATTCACCTCACCCACGTTCTGGCCGCGACGGCCGAAGCCGCGCTCGATCGGCTCGCGTTCGAGGAGCAGTTGCGGGCGGAACGCGATCGGTTCGCGGCGCTGTTCGAGAACGTCCCCGATGCCGTCGTCAGCGCGCGCCAGACCGCCGACGAAGCGATCGTCGAGGCAGTCAACCCGGCGTTCGAACGGATGTTCGGCTACGACGAGTCGGCGATCGTCGGTCGGCCGCTCGATCGGATCATCGTGCCCGCCAACAGGACCGCGGAGGCGGAAACGTTCACCCGCCGCGGCGGTAACGGCGAGACCATCGAGACGGAGGTCAAGCGACGGACTGCCGACGGACTGCGCGATTTCATGATGCGAGTCGTTCCCGTCGACCGCGGTGAGTCGACCGACCACACGTTCGGCCTCTACACCGATATCACCGACCGGAAACAGCGACAGAAGCGCGTCGAGATCCTCAACCGCGTCCTGCGCCACGACATGCGAAACGGCATGAACATCATCGACGGCTGCGCCGAGATGCTCGCCGACGCCGTCGACGACGACGATATCGAGTACGCCACCACCATTCAGGAGCGGGCCGGCGAACTCGTCTCGCTCGCCGAGAAGACCCGCGCCGTCGAGCGCGTCCTGGAACGCGAGTCGGTGACGACGGGCCCGATCGACGTCACCGAGACGATCGAGGAGGCCCTCGACCGCCTCGAGACCGACTATCCCGGCGTCACCGTCACCCGTTCGGTCCCCGACCGACTGTTCGCCCGGATCGACGCCTCGCTCCGGACCGCGCTCTATCAGGTCCTCGAGAACGCGGTCGAACACCACGACCGGTCGGCGCCGACGATCGACGTCTCGGTCTGCGATCGGCGCGACGACGGGATGCTCTCGCTGTCGATCGCCGACGACGGGCCCGGAATGCCCGACGAGGAGCGGGAACTGCTCCAGGGCGACCGGGAGATCACCCAGCTGCGCCACGCGAGCGGTCTCGGGCTCTGGCTGGTCAACCTCGTCGTCACGCAGGCGGGCGGCCAGCTCACTTTCGACGCGAACGAGCCGCGGGGCACCGTCGTCACGCTCGAGATTCCGCGGGCCGACGCCGAACTGGCCCGTTCGACGGGCGACTCGACGGTGACCAGCGACTACTGA
- a CDS encoding NAD(P)/FAD-dependent oxidoreductase has product MTLPRTIDVAIVGAGPAGIGTAVALDALETEHVVLERDCIGASFRQWPDEMRLLTPSFPANAFGVRDLNAVTTDTSPALALDCEHPTGEQYADYLEAVATFHELPIYGGVEVDRVVPDDETADRSAAGDEAGGFTLETSEGPIEAEYVVWAAGQYQYPSDGSLSGADHAVHVSTVDSWASYAGQWSIDEDERNAEAERAASDADREPARIAADGAGAAGPITDDVVIVGGAESGIDAALGLADTGCSVTVLDGDGPWQYRSSDPSEVLSPRTSDRLESALTEGRPIDLVTDARVEAIERERRGPVRADGDEYVVRTADGDAFRSRAPPLLATGFEGSLAVVDDLFAFDGGAPALTDRDESTETPGLFLVGPQVAHDGQQFCFIYKFRQRFAVVAETVGDRLGVDTDPLEEYREKRMFLEDLECCEPDYCDC; this is encoded by the coding sequence ATGACACTCCCACGTACGATCGACGTCGCGATCGTCGGCGCCGGTCCCGCCGGAATCGGCACGGCGGTCGCACTCGACGCCCTCGAGACGGAACACGTCGTCCTCGAGCGCGACTGCATCGGCGCCTCGTTCCGGCAGTGGCCCGACGAGATGCGGCTCCTGACGCCGTCGTTCCCCGCTAACGCCTTCGGAGTGCGCGATCTGAACGCGGTCACGACCGACACCTCGCCCGCGCTCGCGCTGGACTGCGAACACCCGACGGGGGAGCAGTACGCCGACTACCTCGAGGCCGTCGCGACGTTCCACGAGTTGCCGATCTACGGCGGCGTCGAAGTCGACCGCGTCGTTCCCGACGACGAGACGGCCGATCGATCGGCCGCTGGCGACGAGGCGGGCGGCTTCACTCTCGAGACGAGTGAGGGGCCGATCGAGGCCGAGTACGTCGTCTGGGCGGCGGGCCAGTACCAGTATCCGTCCGACGGCTCCCTCTCGGGCGCCGACCACGCGGTCCACGTCTCGACCGTCGATTCGTGGGCGTCCTACGCGGGCCAGTGGTCGATCGACGAGGACGAACGGAACGCCGAAGCCGAGCGCGCTGCGAGCGACGCGGACCGCGAGCCAGCGCGGATCGCGGCCGACGGCGCCGGCGCGGCCGGGCCGATCACCGACGACGTCGTCATCGTCGGCGGCGCGGAGAGCGGCATCGACGCGGCGCTCGGGCTCGCCGATACCGGCTGCTCGGTCACCGTTCTCGACGGTGACGGCCCCTGGCAGTACCGCAGTTCCGACCCCAGCGAGGTGCTCTCGCCGCGAACGAGCGATCGGCTCGAGTCGGCGCTCACCGAGGGGCGGCCGATCGATCTCGTCACCGACGCGCGCGTCGAGGCGATCGAGCGCGAGCGACGAGGTCCGGTCAGGGCCGACGGCGACGAGTACGTCGTCCGGACGGCCGACGGCGACGCGTTCCGCTCGCGGGCGCCGCCGCTACTTGCGACCGGGTTCGAGGGAAGTCTCGCCGTCGTCGACGACCTCTTCGCGTTCGACGGCGGCGCGCCGGCGCTGACCGACCGCGACGAGTCGACCGAGACACCTGGCCTCTTTCTGGTCGGGCCACAGGTCGCCCACGACGGTCAGCAGTTCTGTTTCATCTACAAGTTCCGCCAGCGGTTCGCCGTCGTCGCCGAGACCGTCGGCGACCGACTCGGCGTCGACACCGATCCGCTCGAGGAGTACCGAGAGAAGCGGATGTTCCTCGAAGACCTCGAGTGCTGCGAGCCGGACTACTGCGACTGCTGA